A window of the Diabrotica undecimpunctata isolate CICGRU chromosome 1, icDiaUnde3, whole genome shotgun sequence genome harbors these coding sequences:
- the Pfdn2 gene encoding prefoldin subunit 2, producing the protein MASNSKKKSDKGPTPEEILTGFQNLRAEQRALSGKLSEFELDLNEHKMVIETLKNVNEDRKCFRLIGGILTERKVKDVLPVLVTNQEKLKEFIEKLQEQITKKGQEINEYREKHNIKFRGLEPTKQDEQPVASTTEARGNVLVS; encoded by the exons atggcCAGTAATTCCAAAAAGAAATCAGATAAAGGACCTACTCCTGAGGAAATCCTAACCGGTTTTCAAAATTTGAGAGCCGAACAGAGAGCTTTATCAGGAAAACTTTCAGAATTTGAGTTAGACTTGAATGAACACAA aatggTAATCGAAACATTGAAGAATGTAAATGAAGACAGAAAATGTTTTAGACTGATAGGTGGTATACTAACAGAAAGAAAAGTAAAAGATGTACTACCGGTATTGGTAACGAACCAGGAGAAACTTAAAGAATTTATTGAAAAGCTTCAAGAACAAATTACTAAAAAAGGTCAAGAAATTAATGAATATAGGGAAAAACACAATATTAAATTTAGAGGCTTAGAACCTACAAAACAAGATGAACAACCCGTAGCTTCAACAACGGAAGCTAGAGGGAATGTTTTGGTTTCTTAA